One Spiribacter halobius DNA segment encodes these proteins:
- the ectB gene encoding diaminobutyrate--2-oxoglutarate transaminase codes for MDFLNTIDRYESEVRSYVRSFPTVFEKARGSWMYDIDGNAYLDFFAGASVLNYGHNHPELKRALIDYLEADNITHSLDMASVARAEFLKAFNDIILEPRGMNHRIQFPGPTGTNAVESALKIARKAKGRPGVIAFTNAFHGMTLGALSVTGNQFKRDGAGVPLSHTDSMPYDSYFGGDVDTIDYLDKLLTDGGSGVGHPAAVIVETIQAEGGVNVASGEWLQRLQDVCRRHDMLFMIDDIQTGNGRTGRFFSFEEYDLDPDVVTVSKSISGYGLPLALVLVKPEFDIWEPGEHNGTFRGFNPAMITAKRALELFWSDQRFSREVEAKGERMRRFLEGLTERYPQARGCVRGRGMMQAVEFAHKELAGAISKRAFAHNLVIETAGPDDETLKLLPPLTTEEKDLERGLEIIEQALIEAMGEFGLSTAEAAGQ; via the coding sequence ATGGACTTCCTCAATACCATCGACCGCTACGAGTCCGAGGTGCGCAGCTACGTGCGCAGCTTTCCGACCGTGTTCGAGAAGGCGCGCGGCTCGTGGATGTACGACATCGACGGCAACGCCTACCTCGACTTCTTCGCCGGTGCCAGCGTGCTCAACTATGGCCACAACCATCCGGAGCTCAAGCGCGCCCTGATCGACTACCTCGAGGCGGACAACATCACCCACAGCCTCGACATGGCGAGCGTCGCCCGAGCAGAATTCCTGAAGGCGTTCAATGACATCATCCTCGAGCCGCGGGGGATGAACCACCGCATCCAGTTCCCCGGACCCACGGGGACCAACGCCGTGGAAAGCGCGCTCAAGATCGCCCGCAAGGCGAAGGGCCGCCCCGGGGTGATCGCGTTCACCAACGCCTTCCACGGCATGACGCTCGGCGCGCTGTCGGTCACCGGCAATCAGTTCAAGCGTGACGGCGCCGGCGTGCCGCTCAGCCACACCGACTCCATGCCCTACGACAGCTACTTCGGTGGCGACGTAGACACCATCGACTATCTCGACAAGCTGCTGACCGACGGGGGCAGCGGCGTCGGCCACCCGGCCGCAGTGATCGTCGAGACCATCCAGGCCGAGGGCGGCGTCAACGTGGCGAGCGGCGAGTGGCTGCAGCGCCTGCAGGACGTCTGCCGTCGCCACGACATGCTGTTCATGATCGACGACATCCAGACCGGCAACGGCCGCACCGGCCGGTTCTTCTCCTTCGAAGAGTACGACCTCGATCCCGACGTGGTGACGGTCTCCAAGTCCATCTCCGGCTACGGGCTGCCGCTTGCCCTGGTGCTGGTCAAGCCGGAGTTCGACATCTGGGAGCCGGGCGAGCACAACGGCACCTTCCGCGGCTTCAATCCCGCCATGATCACCGCGAAGCGGGCACTGGAGCTGTTCTGGAGCGACCAGCGCTTCAGTCGCGAGGTCGAGGCGAAGGGCGAGCGCATGCGCCGCTTCCTGGAGGGCCTGACGGAGCGGTATCCACAGGCCCGGGGCTGTGTGCGCGGTCGCGGGATGATGCAGGCCGTGGAATTCGCCCACAAGGAGCTGGCCGGTGCCATCTCCAAGCGCGCCTTCGCCCACAATCTGGTGATCGAGACGGCCGGCCCCGACGACGAGACGCTCAAGCTCCTGCCACCGCTGACCACCGAGGAAAAGGACCTCGAGCGGGGCCTTGAGATTATCGAGCAGGCCCTGATCGAGGCCATGGGTGAGTTTGGCCTGAGCACCGCTGAAGCAGCCGGGCAGTAG